A window of the Nitrosopumilus ureiphilus genome harbors these coding sequences:
- a CDS encoding winged helix-turn-helix domain-containing protein, translating into MSKQQYRSEMGIMGDILDVTADGGRNGIIVSAISRKANLSHYAVLDKCEKLVEAGLVESVKNDRNRVFLITEKGLQFFQEFKRFQGLVESMNLRY; encoded by the coding sequence ATGTCAAAACAACAATACAGGTCCGAAATGGGCATAATGGGTGATATCTTAGACGTTACCGCCGATGGCGGTCGTAATGGAATCATTGTATCTGCAATCTCTCGCAAAGCCAACCTATCTCACTACGCAGTACTAGACAAATGTGAGAAACTGGTAGAAGCTGGCTTAGTCGAATCCGTCAAAAATGATAGGAATAGAGTCTTTTTGATTACCGAAAAAGGACTTCAATTTTTCCAGGAATTTAAGAGGTTTCAGGGACTAGTAGAAAGCATGAATCTAAGGTATTGA
- a CDS encoding helix-turn-helix transcriptional regulator, which produces MSSEIVPIHRKEFLREDGMLFVRTDGILETMVKAPLIIASLIFVALAIPIQTSFSSTRTLDLTLYSDGSAHVSSQLDVDPLNPDFEVNLFGPSIDNFVAVGENGFLLSSEIIDDKVTIDTFGTSSITIDYDIHDLISKEGRVWTFSLDSPTDYSLLMPQNSIIVGMNALPSNMIIINDQTQLELSTGLSEINYILGTTNPPVTNPPVTNTKQSTLDIFTISIIGVSITTAVVGAIIVIKRKQTKSLPVIENEITESKTKTDSNDPETIFNLRPEMREDDKEIIKFISENGGQVLESDLRKKFLQPRTTMWRAVKRLERQGVIEIVKKDLQNLVKLKKELEEEE; this is translated from the coding sequence ATGAGTTCTGAAATCGTACCAATTCATAGGAAAGAGTTTCTTCGAGAAGATGGAATGCTTTTTGTAAGGACTGATGGTATCCTCGAAACAATGGTTAAAGCACCTTTGATAATTGCTAGCTTAATCTTTGTTGCATTAGCGATACCTATTCAGACCTCATTCAGCTCTACTCGAACTCTTGATCTTACTCTTTATTCAGATGGTTCTGCACATGTATCATCTCAATTAGATGTGGATCCTCTAAATCCAGATTTTGAGGTTAATCTATTTGGTCCCTCAATTGATAATTTTGTAGCAGTTGGCGAAAATGGCTTTTTACTATCTAGTGAAATAATTGATGATAAAGTAACTATCGATACTTTTGGAACATCTTCTATTACAATTGATTATGATATTCATGACTTAATTTCCAAAGAAGGAAGAGTTTGGACTTTTTCTCTTGATTCACCAACTGATTATTCATTATTAATGCCACAAAACTCTATCATTGTTGGCATGAATGCATTGCCATCAAATATGATTATAATAAATGATCAAACACAGTTGGAACTAAGTACTGGTTTATCAGAAATTAATTACATTCTTGGAACTACAAACCCACCAGTAACAAACCCACCAGTAACAAACACTAAACAGTCTACCCTTGATATTTTTACAATTTCAATTATTGGTGTCTCCATTACAACAGCTGTAGTTGGAGCAATTATTGTGATTAAAAGAAAACAAACAAAATCATTACCTGTTATAGAAAATGAAATTACTGAATCTAAAACAAAGACTGACTCCAATGATCCTGAAACCATTTTTAATCTAAGACCTGAAATGCGCGAGGATGATAAAGAAATTATAAAATTTATTTCTGAAAATGGTGGACAAGTTTTAGAAAGTGATCTTAGAAAAAAATTCCTTCAACCAAGAACTACCATGTGGAGAGCAGTTAAACGACTAGAAAGACAAGGAGTAATTGAAATTGTAAAAAAAGACTTGCAAAATCTTGTTAAACTAAAAAAAGAATTGGAGGAAGAAGAATGA
- a CDS encoding 7-carboxy-7-deazaguanine synthase QueE: MKVRLFEIFTSVEGEGILYGTKTLFVRLAGCPFTCFYCDTKESLPLDSGTEYTIEEANQLIDTNLKSQTYKVNFTGGDPLIQHQAVALLAKHIQDKKIPTYLESSCFDIDRFNHVLPFIDIVKIEFKTKDSDFVDSKHYKKLIAHTMKCLESSIQAKKIIYIKIVVSSKTKLYEFKELVNQIFEIISKDDIDGFIIQPTYGVSEPSLELLLNLYDIVYPHYIDVKVVPQLHKFIGAP, translated from the coding sequence TTGAAAGTAAGATTATTTGAGATATTTACATCAGTTGAAGGTGAAGGAATTCTTTATGGAACAAAGACTCTTTTTGTAAGACTTGCAGGATGTCCTTTCACTTGTTTTTATTGTGACACTAAAGAATCCCTTCCACTTGACTCTGGAACAGAATATACAATTGAAGAAGCAAATCAACTAATTGATACTAATCTTAAAAGCCAAACTTACAAAGTAAATTTTACCGGTGGTGATCCACTTATTCAACATCAAGCAGTAGCATTACTTGCAAAACATATCCAAGACAAAAAAATCCCCACATATCTTGAATCATCATGTTTTGACATTGATAGATTCAATCATGTGTTACCATTTATTGATATTGTCAAAATTGAATTTAAAACAAAAGACTCTGATTTTGTAGATTCTAAACATTATAAAAAATTAATTGCCCATACAATGAAATGTCTTGAATCATCTATCCAAGCAAAAAAAATAATTTATATCAAAATTGTTGTTAGCTCTAAAACTAAGTTATATGAATTTAAAGAATTAGTAAATCAAATTTTTGAGATTATTTCTAAAGACGATATAGATGGATTTATCATTCAACCAACATATGGTGTTTCTGAACCGTCATTGGAACTTTTATTGAATTTGTATGATATTGTATATCCACATTATATTGATGTCAAAGTAGTTCCTCAATTACACAAATTCATTGGAGCTCCATAA
- the folE gene encoding GTP cyclohydrolase I FolE, with protein sequence MDKERVKKLVRELIIEIGEDPTREGLRETPDRIASMYKEIFGGYDSDSELSVQFSEDSDVVIARDIQFYSMCEHHMLPFFGKIHIAYSPNGRVFGISKLVRLVEKYSKRLQIQERLTKNIADELYAQGVKGVVVLADAEHLCMKMRGVRNDATLSSSAFRGIYEKKEEKEGIMTLIRKRASDSSF encoded by the coding sequence ATGGACAAAGAACGTGTAAAAAAACTCGTAAGAGAATTAATTATTGAAATTGGTGAGGATCCTACACGTGAAGGTTTACGAGAAACTCCAGATAGAATTGCAAGCATGTACAAAGAAATCTTTGGAGGATATGACTCTGATTCAGAATTATCTGTACAATTCTCAGAGGATTCTGATGTAGTAATTGCACGCGATATTCAATTTTATTCAATGTGCGAGCACCACATGTTACCATTTTTTGGAAAAATTCACATTGCTTATTCCCCAAATGGAAGAGTTTTTGGAATTTCAAAACTTGTTAGATTAGTTGAAAAATATTCAAAGAGGCTCCAAATTCAGGAACGACTTACCAAAAATATTGCAGATGAATTATACGCTCAAGGCGTAAAAGGCGTTGTTGTTTTAGCTGATGCAGAACATCTCTGCATGAAAATGCGTGGTGTTAGAAACGATGCAACACTTTCATCATCAGCATTTAGAGGAATTTATGAGAAAAAAGAAGAAAAAGAAGGAATAATGACACTCATTAGAAAACGTGCCTCAGACTCTTCTTTCTAG
- a CDS encoding 7-cyano-7-deazaguanine synthase yields MKKAVIVFSGGIDSVCAVSFLKSKYELYGITFSYGQKANNEITVAKSFAKKLGLKQHKIIDIGFMKELYGDSNVLTSSKKKIPSKFEYSIVVPIRNAVFLSIASAWAFTLNAELVVYGAHTGDQHYPDCRPIFAEKLEAAFNQGEIDGIKSKLRENIEIWSPYRKGLSKSDLLKSGMNVLGDSIFKTWSCYSNKKYHCGICESCNNRKIAFEKAGIIDKTKYLK; encoded by the coding sequence ATGAAAAAAGCGGTAATAGTGTTTAGTGGAGGAATAGATTCTGTTTGTGCAGTTTCATTTTTGAAATCAAAATATGAGTTATATGGAATTACATTCTCATACGGACAAAAAGCAAATAATGAAATTACAGTAGCAAAATCTTTTGCAAAAAAACTTGGATTAAAACAGCATAAAATAATCGATATTGGCTTTATGAAAGAATTGTATGGGGATTCTAATGTTTTGACAAGTTCAAAAAAGAAAATTCCAAGCAAATTTGAGTATTCAATAGTAGTTCCAATTAGAAATGCTGTATTTCTATCAATTGCATCTGCTTGGGCTTTTACACTTAATGCAGAACTAGTTGTATATGGAGCACATACAGGAGATCAGCATTATCCTGACTGTAGACCAATTTTTGCAGAAAAACTTGAAGCTGCATTTAATCAAGGTGAGATAGATGGAATTAAATCAAAATTACGAGAAAATATAGAGATTTGGTCTCCTTATCGTAAAGGATTATCAAAAAGTGATTTATTAAAATCAGGAATGAATGTATTGGGAGATTCTATTTTTAAAACTTGGAGTTGTTATTCAAATAAAAAATATCATTGTGGGATTTGTGAATCTTGTAATAATAGAAAAATTGCATTTGAAAAAGCAGGTATCATTGACAAAACAAAATATCTTAAATAA
- a CDS encoding homoserine kinase: MKSISVKAPSSTANLGPGFDVFGLAIDAFYDEITLTKTKSGITIITEDRIPTNPENNTAGLVVKNMKKRFQIKSGIEIKIKKGVPAGFGMGSSAASAAATAVAFDKLFGLRLDGNSLVEFAGFGEKASAGTIHYDNVAASVLGGFVIVKTNPLDVIRIDPPINLRMCVAVPKLDVPKKKTKVSRGVIPKKVKLTDSVLNISNASAIVAGFMRKDPELIGNSIKDVIVEPARQHMIPGYANVKQNALKAGALGVTISGAGPSIIAFSQKSANLKKISLAMSKGFASANIKCQTIICKPSKGAADKKK, encoded by the coding sequence ATGAAATCGATTTCTGTAAAAGCACCCTCATCTACTGCTAATTTAGGGCCGGGATTTGATGTATTTGGATTGGCAATAGACGCATTTTATGATGAAATAACACTAACCAAAACTAAAAGTGGGATTACAATAATTACTGAAGACAGAATTCCTACAAATCCTGAAAACAATACTGCAGGATTGGTCGTAAAAAATATGAAAAAAAGATTCCAAATTAAAAGCGGAATTGAAATTAAAATAAAAAAAGGAGTTCCTGCAGGATTTGGGATGGGTAGTAGTGCTGCGTCAGCAGCAGCAACTGCAGTAGCATTTGATAAATTATTTGGACTCAGACTTGATGGAAACAGTTTGGTAGAATTTGCAGGTTTTGGTGAAAAAGCCAGTGCTGGAACAATTCATTATGATAATGTTGCAGCTTCAGTTCTAGGAGGATTTGTCATTGTAAAGACTAATCCTTTAGATGTAATTCGAATAGATCCACCAATTAATCTTCGAATGTGTGTTGCAGTCCCAAAACTTGATGTTCCAAAAAAGAAAACCAAAGTGTCAAGAGGAGTAATTCCAAAGAAAGTGAAGTTAACTGATAGTGTTTTGAACATATCAAATGCATCTGCAATTGTTGCAGGATTTATGAGAAAAGATCCAGAGTTGATAGGCAATTCAATTAAAGATGTTATAGTTGAACCAGCAAGACAGCACATGATTCCAGGTTATGCTAACGTAAAGCAAAATGCTCTAAAAGCAGGTGCATTAGGTGTCACAATTAGTGGTGCAGGACCTTCAATAATTGCATTTTCACAAAAATCTGCTAATTTGAAAAAGATTAGTTTGGCAATGTCTAAAGGATTTGCATCTGCAAATATTAAATGTCAAACAATAATTTGTAAACCAAGTAAAGGTGCAGCAGATAAGAAAAAATGA
- a CDS encoding ATP/GTP-binding protein, whose translation MKTIFISGTAGSGKSLLTSKLYDYYTKNGAFVAVLNLDPGVESMPYTCDVDVRDYVDIVSIMHQYDLGPNGAMIMANDLIAAKIDDIQNEVNRINPDYLIVDTPGQIELFAYRSSGRFLVENISSDEKTNIFLFDGALITTPVNFVSIALLATSIRLRLNLPTINVVTKTDLIEDKLKEILQWSTNLNTLENAISKEADGDTYSLTTNILRGLNLGGFAQGLIPISNVTGEGLVNLEGALSRILNLGEEVED comes from the coding sequence TTGAAAACTATTTTTATTTCTGGTACAGCTGGTTCTGGAAAATCATTACTCACATCAAAATTATATGATTATTATACAAAAAATGGAGCTTTTGTAGCTGTCTTGAATTTAGATCCAGGAGTAGAAAGTATGCCATATACTTGTGATGTTGATGTTAGAGATTATGTAGACATTGTATCTATAATGCATCAATATGATCTTGGTCCAAATGGTGCTATGATAATGGCAAATGATTTGATTGCAGCAAAAATTGATGATATTCAAAATGAAGTTAATAGAATAAATCCAGATTACCTTATTGTTGATACTCCTGGTCAAATTGAATTATTTGCATATCGTTCTAGTGGACGGTTTCTTGTAGAAAATATTTCATCAGATGAAAAAACAAATATTTTTCTTTTTGATGGTGCATTAATCACTACTCCAGTTAATTTTGTTTCAATTGCGCTTCTTGCAACTTCAATTAGATTACGTTTGAATTTGCCTACAATCAATGTAGTAACTAAAACAGATCTTATTGAGGACAAGTTAAAAGAAATACTACAATGGTCGACAAATTTGAATACATTAGAGAATGCAATTTCTAAAGAAGCAGATGGAGATACCTATTCATTGACAACAAACATTTTACGAGGTTTGAATCTAGGAGGATTTGCACAGGGATTGATTCCAATTTCTAATGTAACAGGAGAGGGACTAGTAAATCTTGAAGGTGCTTTGAGCAGAATTCTTAATTTGGGTGAGGAGGTAGAAGATTAA